In Lycium barbarum isolate Lr01 chromosome 9, ASM1917538v2, whole genome shotgun sequence, the DNA window AGTGCCCAAAACTTTGGATATACTTGCTGAACATTTCTTTTGGCCAGGCATGCGAaaggatgttgagaaagtgtgctcTCAATGTCTTGAATGTAAACAAGCCAAATCGAAAGTGTTACCACATGGTCTTTATACTCCTTTACCTGTTCCCACTTCCCCTTGGCTtgatatttccatggattttgtgTTAGGTTTGCCTAGAACTAAGCATGGTAAGGACAGTATATTTGTGGTGGTAGAtagattttcaaaaatggctCGGTTTATTCCATGTTTGAAGACTAATGATGCATCACAAGTGGCTGATTTGTTTGTAAAAGAAGTGGTTAAATTACATGGTATACCTAAAACTATTATTAGTGATAGGGATGCTAAGTTTTTAAGTCACTTTTGGAGGGTTCTTTGGGGAAAGTTGGGAACTAAACTACTATTTTCTATGTCTTGTCACCCGCAAACTGACGGGCAAACAGAAGTAGTTAATAGGACTTTAGGGAATATGTTGAGGGCTGTTCTAAAAGGAAAATTGACATTTTGGGAAGAACATTTGGCCATGgtagagtttgcctataatagaaTTGTCCATTCTTCTACAGGTAAGTCTCCTTTTGAAgttgtttatggctttaatccccTCACCCCCCCTTGATTTACTGCCTTTGCCTACTGATAATATTGTTAATCTTGATggtaggaagaaggctgaaatgGTGAAGAAGATTCATGAACAAACAAAGCTTGCAATTGAGCGGAAGAATGAGCAGACTGCCTTAAGGAGAAATAAGGGGCGAAAATCTGTTATTTTTAAGCCCGGGGATCAAGTATGGGTGCATTTCAGGAAGGAAAGGTTTCCTGCCAAAAGAAGATCCAAAcaagacccaagaggagatggtccatttgaagtcctTGAAAGGATTGGAGACAATGCTTACAAACTTGATCTTCCTAGTGAGTATCAAGTTAGTGCTACTTTCAATGTTTctgatctttccttatttgatgcaggtttaaattcgaggacgaattcatctcaagaagatgggaatgatagcatccatggtagctcagaattattgaaggacgtggataaagatttggaagttccaagaagacccatgacaagatctcaaacgagaaaattgcaagacaagcttaatgggctgcaatcaacaattcaaaagtgtcttgtgatggaagaagagctccagcccaattcagattttttcctcaagtcttacacttatttggaggcccaaattaaagtccaaagtgagatggaatgaggcccaaatcagccccaaaagaagaaatttccagcagcccaaaattagcccaaatattagtttctagaataaatatttaattgttgtttttatctatgttgacttacattggtccaagtgtgggtagtcttctaggttgttttaatctatgttgactgccttggtccaagtgtgggaagtcatctatgcttctagggaagataattcccatttatttctattttgactagctccttctttacaactatataaaggggtgattgacattcattgtaaatcaaattttgaagaatatattatattgagagttcttttgaacctttgtggcattactttaggatttatctttcaacctaactagttcttagttcaaggtagtaagataatttcttccttgatatctttgatttctttttggtattctttcgaaggcgattagttctaaatactaattgttgtcttaagttactcacaaagcggtcaggatcctaatctactgtttttgatttgttatctcaagtctggcgttagatttcttcctataaatctatatgttgttacttggatcttgtcaagactttagaactaacgttcttggaaatttgtggattgttccttcgaatttcccatatcttttattttctagtttttagattcttttctatttttgcttccgcacttcttatattttaattataaatttgggatctccttAACCTCATTGTTATCAGGCTGcattcgcaaattcaagatttccatctccacaagactagccaaacaaggcccttgcctcattaatggcatttatgtaataatagggtcttctattatttagttagtataaatagcttgtcttttatttcattagaggactttgatgaattgatgaatggatgagtgattttgagagttatctctagagagagaaacttgtgagagaggccatggatggctcttgttgaatctttgattgttgagaggttggttgcaagggaatctaattcccttgaggtcttcctaagaggttggtgcttattaatgttaattaattgaggtctttaggtttaatatacctttaggttgcttttaattccattttcttgtgtcaatctatctatcctttactttccttgttattttattgtttccgcgtatccgttaatgtatcaattggtatcagagcttagcttaggtttgttccatcaaatctattcttgggttttgattcaacaaaaaaaaaacgaaattaaaaaaaaaaaaacgaatttccttgttgattttgttgaatctagtgttagattagagtttcttagtgtttcttagtctaaatcttcaatttcaagtcaatttggagttagggtttgtgttccaccattgttgagcttcaaacctcaagaacttgaaagtgggtcttgttgaagaaggtgaaattgaaggttgaaccctattgggctttgttctctacattaaagagaacttaaatccgaaatttgagccaatttggagttgatttgagggtagttgaatttttgaattgttcttgtgttcttgaagaccatcaaatcttcataaggaagaagactctccaaagggccaattgatccaaaagttgtcaaataaagttgtgaaaaaatGTTTGTGggtccaacaaaaacaaaaaaaaaatcagaaatacttggtctaaatttctgattttgcaaaaaaaaaaaaaaaaaaaagcatcgaattggcccatatgtgagacatgcgacacatgcgagtcgcatgttgaacctgcgagtcgcaggtagtGTCACACCTTGTGAAAGAGAGTTGAACGctgatagcaaccaaggaagcttaattttcgttgaagactaaaaaatatcaagatgctttaatgggcttcatttggtaatgacatgtcatgtaatggaggaatagctccagcccaaaggagatctttagggaaagtcttaatactaattggaggccccaattgaaaaccaagatgagttggattatggcccaaaacatgcccaaagaaggaacaagttgagcagcccatacttgtgtttctagaagatcatttaatgttatgttgactacatttaatgtttttattgaacaaagtgttggtggtcttctatgcacattggaacaaatgtttggtggtcttctatgcacattggaacaaatgttggtggtcttctatgcactttggaacaaagaattggtggtcttctatgcagcttggaaattgcaccttaattaatttggtttgaccaactttaatgtctagaatgttctttattttatttagggtggcagccaccatttctcctatataaaggggtgttttcttattcattgtaactaagtttgaatattaataatattagccttgtgcttgtggagacctttgaggttctcttttgggttatgccctttttgttctactttgaaccgcaactcggattcttcgatggtaagattcgttgtttgagttccctccctccatttcttcttcttcttaattgattcactattaaacaacgttttaagtatcaaatacttgaacttgtgaaattctttctcaagaatcaatccttccccctttctaattttcaattctaaagtcttccgctaaccgtgttgttatcaagtggtatcagagctttggaTGGTTGAGAATTCCTATACTCACCCGATCTATTGATTTGAATtctaaataccaaaaaaaaaaaaaaaaaaaactgaaaaagtactgtagcacgtgaacagtagcaaaaaaaaaagttagaaaaaaaaaactgctcaAGTGGACAGTGCCGTGAACAGTACTCTCTAAGTTTtctttatttattcttgatttcttCAATCCTTTATCTTGTGATTTGTTGACTTTAATTATTGGGAAACCCATTGTGATTGTTATCTCTTGAAAATCCCATTAGTTTTAAAGATTCTTTGACTAAAACTCATCAAGGAACTCAAAAGTCACATTGAGGAgtgcaagatcattacaatacatttgtatccaaactcattgatatgttctaaatcttttcttgaaagtgtttatTTCTTACTAGATACTTGAAGTATTTGTCCATACTTAGAGTTGTCTAGTAATTTTGTGTCTATTTCTTTGTTTCGTGCTAATTTGTTCCGtgtttttctctctctctattttcattgtgtatttcttgtttcctgtcagtttaagtttttgttgtccttttctttgtttgatataaactccATTCTTGAACCAAGCTTTGGAACTTACTTTGACGTGTTTGAGTTGCTGGTTTATTGAAGAACTTCGAGGAGCAGcccttgagtggtaaaaggcgagAGTGGTGAGATTCTTTGAGGGTAAAAGCCTACTTGTGTGATACACGAGTGTTGAGAGTCACTACTTGAGATCAGTAAGGGTGTGATGCTTTTGGTGAGGTCCTTTTGCTTCTAACAATTTTTTGTTTGTAATTAAGTAATTTGCAGGTCTTTGGGAGGTTGTGGCTACATCCATGGataccaaaagaaaggaagaagagaaaatattaaaagaaagagatgaaaaTGACTTTTACTGGTTACGAAAACTCTATGAAGCAATGAAGAAAGCAAATGATGAGTGggatgaaagaaagaagaaacaacATAATTCCAAAAAAAACATCTTCAAACTATCCTTCATCTAATGAGGGGGAGTTGAAGCACAAGGCGTATGAAAAGAAGGACCAAAGGGACACATCAAGTGCTTGTAGAAAATCAAAAATCAGAGTTGATGTTAGAAGTCCTCCAAAAGATAGTAGAGGAATTCTTGGCAAGTATGTGGGTGCTTATGATACTTCAAATAACATATTcttccaaggaaagcaagggagtgTTTCTTCATCAGTTGGatcctttttcaattcaaataaaagtgaGGATGAgcgacaaaagaaagagagaagtaaGGGTGAGAAACTTGacaactcaagagaggaaaaagtaGAGGAAGTGATGAATGAAGAGAGTGAGTTGTCAAGAACTGGAAATGAGTGGACAGAATCGAGTGAAGTGCGTTTGGGAGGTAAAATAGAGGGTGAACAAAAGCACTTGAGAGATGATAGAAAAGAAGTGCTTAAAAGAAAAGAGTGCATAAGTGTGAAAGGATCTTGTTCAAGCTCTAACCTTTTAACTCATTCTTTTTCTAGTATTTGTGCTCCAAATGTgcaggttgttgaagaagaacccATTGAAGTGTTGGAACAACAATTGAAGGAAGAATATAGCTTCAAATGGGATTTGAAAGTAGCACAGGCTGATGATTTGTGGAAACAATTGCAAGTAGAAGACAAAGTTGAGCTTGATGATCTCATGGGGTATGACCTTATCGATGATCTATTTGTAGATGCAAACAAAATTGAACTTGTACCACAATTTGTTGAATCAAGGGTTTTAGGTGAAGATATAACTCAAATTGAGAGTGAACATaactttttttgttgttcttctcACGTGAGTAGTCTGCCACAATGTGGTGAAAGTGGGAAACGAGATAAGTTGAgtgaacaaatccaagagaattTGAGAAAGGATGAATCTTGTTCTTATGCTAATaaactaactctttcttgttttagtcttttatctcctttcatgcagaacattgaggatgaactttgtgtaaaggatgatgacagctcacttgaagaagacaatctcatgggtcaaggttttaaagtgtgggataacccattgtgggatgatactaaacatgagtttactgtacatttttgtccactttgggattccaatgaaggaagcaaaggtgatgaagtttccaatgaagacattgagacacatgaagcttttggtgccgtagatattgagaaagttgagctaggtgcagaatgtagtagctcaagtgtggaaaaggacaagtgctcacatgttttcaacttcacaatatctttatcttgttttctagatccttatttgcaggttcattccaagccacttcacaagaaaataacttttgatccatatcatgaccatggtatattgaatggtgaggttaagttgtttagaaagagcaaatatggtatgttttcttggtattcatatgcttttggtctggctaatgatcctctactgtttaaagagctaatgaattgtgtttttagttcTTGTGTTGGAAATTACATTGTTCTATTAGATGATGTAATGCTTGGATATTTAAAAGGGGTGTTTGTGCATAAAAGAACTAAGTGGGTTAAgtggttgcatggtcactaccttgtgttgtttttaccaaatgcttgttttgtttcctttgtttgctccctacgtattgtgattatcatgttggttgcaggTCAATGTCAAGATTCGCggacgaatcttctttaagagggggagaatgatagcaaccatggaggctcaaatgcattaaggagcaaaaaaggtcaccaccaagattcgggacgaatcttctataagagggggagaatgatagcaaccaaggaagcttaattttcgttgaagactaaaaaatatcaagatgctttaatgggcttcatttggtaatgacatgtcatgtaatggaggaatagctccagcccaaaggagatctttagggaaagtcttaatactaattggaggccccaattgaaaaccaagatgagttggattatggcccaaaacatgcccaaagaaggaacaagttgagcagcccatacttgtgtttctagaagatcatttaatgttatgttgactacatttaatgtttttattgaacaaagtgttggtggtcttctatgcacattggaacaaatgtttggtggtcttctatgcacattggaacaaatgttggtggtcttctatgcactttggaacaaagaattggtggtcttctatgcagcttggaaattgcaccttaattaatttggtttgaccaactttaatgtctagaatgttctttattttatttagggtggcagccaccatttctcctatataaaggggtgttttcttattcattgtaactaagtttgaatattaataatattagccttgtgcttgtggagacctttgaggttctcttttgggttatgccctttttgttctactttgaaccgcaactcggattcttcgatggtaagattcgttgtttgagttccctccctccatttcttcttcttcttaattgattcactattaaacaacgttttaagtatcaaatacttgaacttgtgaaattctttctcaagaatcaatccttccccctttctaattttcaattctaaagtcttccgctaaccgtgttgttatcaaACGCTTTGGGGGTGCATCGTCTGCGAGCCGCGGATCACCATCGCAGGTgatgtcgcaccttgtgacagagaattgGCATTCTGGCTACATCatccgcgagccgcggatcacaatcgcaggttgcacctgcgagtcgcatgtgctgCACATGTATAGCACGTTGCGCAATTCAGGTTTTTCAACtctaattctctttgattccatttctcaaaaaatttcttgatccttagttgatggtcttgtgtccctaatcctttggtagggaacaaaaaaaataaaaaataaaattgataccttagatcaattggggcttcccagtcgtgttttcaagttatcacctacccgagcccgaaattttagttattttcccgatttttgcattccattttcttgtgtctctcaactagtagccatttagtagttgttcctacttgtgtttgctagttcttgtgtccgcatttctttcgtgcttttcttcgtttttgcttcgttgttaatttcttggtagAGTCCGTTAGATTAAATTGAGTCGTCAGtctttcttcgagtctaacaagaatctattccaatATCGAGTagaaattgtgcaccttgcaagcaaccgaatccaaCCGAGAATCAACATaggccaatccatttgagtggtaaaaggcaagagtgtgtgagttcatttgagtggtgctagccgagcacaaacgagtgtaaacacgagtgtggtgaggtttctttactactaacgtgtttgctaaagtgttctttgcaggtacttctccatggattctgattcatgtggtggcgattatgattgttatgacgatgatggttgtagctacgaaggggaggactatgaaagctatcaagggtgtgacgatggggaatatgagggctatatggggaatggtgatcatgaggaagttcgaggagagaattactattttgaaggagaatgtgaagagagtggtactcatgtgtctcatgaggaagatggggatgaagaagatCCTTGTTATGATTCGCATGGTGAAGATAATGAAGCTGAATATTCTTGTGCTATACATCACGAAGATGAAGACGACTCGAGGTATGACTCTCTTTCACACGTGTCTTATGGGTCCGATGGGGAAAATCTTTATACAAATAGGACTCAtg includes these proteins:
- the LOC132610798 gene encoding uncharacterized protein LOC132610798, with protein sequence MQNIEDELCVKDDDSSLEEDNLMGQGFKVWDNPLWDDTKHEFTVHFCPLWDSNEGSKGDEVSNEDIETHEAFGAVDIEKVELGAECSSSSVEKDKCSHVFNFTISLSCFLDPYLQVHSKPLHKKITFDPYHDHGILNGQCQDSRTNLL